The following proteins are encoded in a genomic region of Drosophila bipectinata strain 14024-0381.07 chromosome XL, DbipHiC1v2, whole genome shotgun sequence:
- the mof gene encoding histone acetyltransferase MOF — MSDAEQEQSGVADVEEEEHDLDQSHEQEQEQQHGEEEIAEPEGGQAGEEEGYTIHAGPPRTPVDDAAAELNSSLDISSSDQSAEYQTLDLTCSKPVPEEVPEAEAEAEAEAEADADQEGPPPKRERLETSPISEDYSNPSRSSSSSSSGDSCSRYDEVSEGEAEMAPEQHPIQEEMQEPAEAETVEAEEPADPELEEDMETEDVPSPNTVVCVSDIDDLSHAPTKAIITEVVTIPAPLCLKLPLGPPAPPPPLPRGDKDDIPDTPASPTGAGAGTAMALPPYLGGRYVYDKVTELRQAPLFALPPRLAPRDPRQRIMPPPLPIRTVLNANIETISDDSNQGEESSSDEEEEEDDECIPVEHDGTSRETSASTADPMLQKIDISEKSEKIYYIRRDDGTVHAGQVLQVRSSDNSASPDEYYVHYVGLNKRLDGWVGRHRISDNAEDLGGVTMAPQQAVINEQPGTSSQMLAQQAAAAAAERPKRTGYKDYYLSKCETNRYDYSDRKMTRYQKRRYDEINHVQKSHTELTASEAALEKEHEKITKVRNIDKLQFGNYEIDTWYYSPFPKEYGRAKTLYVCEYCLKYMQLRKSYAYHQYVCERRKPPGREIYRKGNISIFEVNGKEEPLYCQLLCLMAKLFLDHKVLYFDMDPFFFYILCETDREGSHIVGYFSKEKKSLDNNNVACILVLPPHQRKGFGKLLIAFSYELSRKEGVIGSPEKPLSDLGRLSYRSYWAYTLLELMKNRCSPEQTTIKELSEMSGITHDDIIYTLQSMKMIKYWKGQNVICVTAKTIHDHLQLPQFKQPKLTIDLDYLVWKPHNTASTSRLSGVSG; from the coding sequence ATGTCCGACGCGGAGCAGGAACAGAGTGGCGTTGCGGATGTGGAGGAAGAGGAGCACGATCTTGACCAAAGCCACGAGCAGGAACAGGAACAGCAACACGGCGAAGAGGAGATAGCCGAGCCCGAAGGTGGGCAGGCGGGAGAAGAAGAAGGCTATACAATTCACGCGGGACCGCCCCGGACGCCGGTCGACGACGCAGCGGCAGAGCTAAATTCCAGTCTCGACATTAGCAGCTCGGACCAGTCGGCGGAATATCAAACTCTGGACCTAACATGTTCTAAGCCTGTGCCCGAGGAAGTACCCGAGGCTGAagcggaggcggaggcggaaGCGGAAGCCGACGCGGACCAAGAAGGACCACCCCCAAAACGTGAAAGGCTCGAAACAAGCCCCATTTCCGAGGACTACAGCAACCCCAGCCGCAGCTCCTCTTCCTCAAGTAGCGGGGACAGCTGCTCCCGCTACGACGAGGTTAGCGAAGGGGAAGCGGAGATGGCGCCGGAGCAGCACCCAATTCAGGAGGAAATGCAAGAGCCAGCGGAGGCCGAAACTGTGGAGGCGGAGGAGCCTGCAGATCcggagctggaggaggataTGGAGACCGAAGATGTGCCCTCGCCGAATACGGTGGTGTGCGTGAGCGACATCGACGATTTGTCCCATGCTCCCACCAAAGCCATCATAACTGAGGTGGTCACCATTCCCGCTCCCCTGTGTCTGAAACTGCCACTGGGTCCTCCGGCCCCGCCACCACCCTTGCCTCGAGGGGACAAAGATGACATCCCAGACACGCCGGCATCGCCCACAGGAGCGGGGGCAGGCACAGCCATGGCATTGCCGCCGTATTTAGGTGGTCGCTATGTCTACGATAAGGTCACGGAGCTTCGGCAGGCCCCGTTGTTCGCCCTTCCGCCTCGCCTGGCGCCACGTGATCCTCGTCAGCGCATTATGCCGCCACCGCTGCCCATTCGGACGGTGCTGAACGCCAACATTGAGACCATCTCGGATGACAGCAACCAGGGTGAGGAGAGCAGCAGCGAcgaggaagaggaggaggacgacgaaTGTATCCCCGTGGAGCACGACGGCACCTCGCGGGAGACGTCGGCTTCCACAGCCGATCCCATGCTCCAGAAGATCGACATTAGCGAGAAGTCGGAGAAGATCTACTACATTCGACGCGACGATGGCACGGTCCATGCCGGTCAGGTGCTACAGGTTCGCTCCTCGGACAACTCCGCCTCGCCGGATGAGTATTATGTGCACTACGTGGGACTCAACAAGAGGTTGGACGGCTGGGTGGGTCGCCATCGCATTTCAGACAACGCCGAGGACCTGGGCGGGGTCACGATGGCTCCCCAGCAGGCTGTGATCAACGAACAGCCTGGCACGAGCAGCCAGATGCTGGCCCAAcaggcagcagcggcggcggcggaaCGACCAAAGAGGACGGGCTACAAGGACTACTATCTGTCGAAGTGCGAAACCAACCGCTACGATTACAGTGACCGAAAGATGACGCGCTACCAGAAGCGGCGCTACGACGAGATCAATCACGTCCAGAAGAGCCACACTGAGCTGACGGCGTCAGAGGCGGCGCTGGAAAAGGAGCACGAGAAGATCACCAAGGTCAGGAACATCGACAAGCTGCAGTTCGGCAATTACGAGATAGACACGTGGTATTACAGCCCGTTTCCAAAAGAGTACGGCAGAGCGAAGACCCTGTACGTCTGCGAGTACTGTCTGAAGTACATGCAGCTGCGGAAGAGCTATGCCTACCACCAGTACGTGTGCGAGAGACGGAAGCCACCGGGCAGGGAGATCTACCGCAAGGGCAACATCTCCATTTTCGAGGTGAACGGAAAGGAGGAGCCGCTATACTGCCAGCTGCTCTGTCTGATGGCCAAGCTATTCCTCGACCACAAGGTGCTCTACTTCGACATGGACCCGTTCTTCTTCTACATACTGTGCGAGACGGATCGCGAGGGCAGCCACATCGTGGGCTACTTTTCCAAGGAGAAAAAGTCGCTGGACAACAATAACGTGGCCTGCATCCTAGTCCTGCCGCCGCACCAGCGCAAGGGCTTCGGTAAGCTGCTGATCGCCTTCAGCTACGAGCTGTCCCGGAAGGAGGGCGTGATCGGGAGTCCAGAGAAGCCGCTGTCGGACTTGGGCCGACTTAGCTACCGCAGCTATTGGGCGTACACGCTCCTCGAGCTGATGAAGAACCGTTGCTCGCCGGAGCAGACCACTATCAAGGAGCTGAGTGAGATGAGCGGCATTACCCACGACGACATCATCTATACGCTGCAGTCGATGAAGATGATCAAGTATTGGAAGGGCCAGAATGTGATCTGCGTCACCGCCAAGACCATCCACGACCACCTCCAACTGCCGCAGTTCAAGCAGCCGAAGCTCACCATCGACCTGGACTATCTCGTGTGGAAGCCGCACAATACGGCGTCTACTTCCCGGCTGTCCGGAGTTTCCGGCTAA
- the GAA1 gene encoding glycosylphosphatidylinositol anchor attachment 1 protein, which yields MGLLSDPSISTQSKLVDGLARHVRKVCLVLYVAGVVWFFCLALPEFNHGTYLSENALSPGLVYPEIRVDANRLAIQLLEELHRERTNHVSTTPHAWIAAKMNEFGLETHTHNYTLRYPFGGGKEYHGKNVYGILRAPRIASTEGIVFTAPYRAASSVHTDISPSVPLLLAFADFARRKNYWAKDLIFLVTEQEQLGMQAWLEAYHDGDRVPDANRSYLRPGNLPARAGSLQAALNIEVQDLEIDYVDVRIEGLNGKLPNLDMFNLVQRIMAREGIASGYKQAPRKKRRHSQSVYEQNLRGMLSMLASQASGVPTGNHGLFHRYRIDALTIAAARRQTHATLKGNPGSAAVPLLKAIEGISRSLNNLLERFHQSFFFYVIVNNDRYISIGDYMPALVALVACAFVKAYLKWATLPSASEMEAAAAAASAAGAEKKLSPPVDAEPDEPFDLPYGSVLIYLVATLAIGYLCNVLPLQQYFLEIPMGAAPLTTSVLSFLSLIGFLLPFVVVLPPGGLELLHVAFLLIYGCALIAIGLLNFALGFFVAVLTVPLVISLETSEENSNTSFRNSVRLLTLILNPMMIVYVIVLAMTFYQFPELPMQKIMLRAATAAMDASAYGLIDSVIYGNFLYFVVSTVLLPLWILCWTLALSKRRDFADYLDFDETPSPPSPPSQRQAKLKKN from the exons ATGGGCCTGCTGTCCGACCCATCCATTTCGACGCAGAGCAAGCTGGTAGACGGCCTGGCGCGTCATGTGCGGAAAGTGTGTCTTGTACTCTATGTGGCGGGTGTGGTCTGGTTCTTCTGCCTAGCGCTGCCGGAGTTTAACCACGGAACATACCTCTCGGAGAACGCCCTTTCACCAG GTCTTGTTTACCCGGAGATTCGCGTCGACGCCAATCGACTGGCCATCCAGTTGCTGGAGGAGCTGCATCGGGAGCGCACGAACCATGTATCGACGACGCCGCACGCCTGGATAGCAGCCAAAATGAACGAGTTCGGTTTGGAGACGCACACCCACAACTACACCCTCAGATATCCCTTTGGAGGCGGCAAGGAGTACCACGGGAAAAATGTCTATGGGATTCTGCGGGCACCCCGCATTGCCTCCACGGAGGGCATTGTTTTCACCGCTCCTTACCGAGCTGCGAGCTCCGTACACACGGACATCTCGCCCAGCGTTCCTTTGCTGCTGGCCTTTGCCGACTTTGCCAGGCGCAAGAACTACTGGGCCAAGGACCTCATCTTCCTCGTCACCGAGCAGGAGCAGCTGGGCATGCAGGCCTGGCTGGAGGCCTACCACGATGGCGACCGGGTTCCGGATGCCAACAGGTCCTACTTGCGTCCAGGAAATCTGCCGGCTCGAGCCGGTTCCTTGCAGGCTGCTCTGAACATTGAGGTGCAGGATCTGGAGATCG ACTATGTGGACGTTAGGATCGAGGGGCTGAACGGCAAGCTGCCCAACCTGGACATGTTCAATCTGGTGCAGCGCATCATGGCCCGCGAGGGCATCGCCTCCGGCTACAAGCAGGCACCGCGCAAGAAGCGCCGGCACAGTCAGTCCGTCTACGAGCAGAACCTCCGGGGGATGCTTTCCATGCTGGCCAGCCAGGCTTCGGGTGTGCCGACGGGGAATCACGGACTATTCCACCGGTACAGGATCGATGCGCTCACCATAGCCGCGGCCAGACGACAGACACATGCCACGCTGAAGGGGAACCCCGGATCGGCGGCAGTTCCGCTGCTGAAAGCCATCGAGGGGATCTCCAGGAGCTTAAACAACCTTCTAGAGCGCTTCCATCAGAGTTTCTTTTTCTACGTGATTGTGAACAACGATCGCTACATCTCCATTGGAGACTACATGCCGGCTCTAGTGGCACTGGTGGCCTGTGCCTTTGTGAAGGCCTACTTGAAATGGGCCACACTCCCGTCGGCCTCGGAAATGGAAGCAGCGGCCGCGGCGGCATCAGCTGCTGGCGCAGAGAAAAAACTCTCTCCCCCTGTGGATGCGGAGCCCGATGAGCCCTTCGATCTGCCCTACGGCTCGGTGCTCATATATCTGGTTGCTACTCTGGCGATAGGCTATCTGTGCAACGTGCTGCCCCTACAGCAGTACTTCCTGGAGATCCCCATGGGCGCCGCACCGCTGACCACCTCTGTGCTCAGCTTCCTCTCCCTCATCGGCTTCCTACTGCCCTTCGTGGTGGTCCTGCCGCCTGGTGGACTGGAGTTGCTGCACGTGGCCTTCCTGCTGATATATGGCTGTGCCCTGATAGCCATCGGGCTGCTGAACTTTGCCCTTGGTTTCTTTGTGGCAGTGCTGACGGTGCCCTTGGTGATTTCCCTGGAGACCTCCGAGGAGAACTCGAACACCTCGTTCAGGAACTCGGTCAGGCTGCTCACCCTGATCCTGAATCCCATGATGATTGTGTACGTGATAGTGCTGGCCATGACCTTTTACCAGTTCCCCGAGCTGCCCATGCAGAAGATCATGCTCCGGGCGGCCACAGCGGCCATGGATGCCTCGGCCTATGGCCTCATCGATTCCGTG ATCTACGGGAACTTCTTGTACTTTGTAGTCTCTACGGTGCTTCTGCCCCTGTGGATCCTCTGCTGGACACTGGCGCTGTCCAAGCGAAGGGACTTTGCCGACTACCTGGACTTCGACGAGACGCCTTCGCCACCGTCCCCGCCCTCGCAGCGCCAGGCCAAGCTGAAGAAGAACTAA
- the LOC108122711 gene encoding uncharacterized protein, with the protein MSVEPGAGVDRNKASAGEHPAMNAKLVAVGRAMASVVERARRLKMSSLEGYDGPTGKSSTPTTPRVSSRMTNSGGRYGRRPGMSARSSQPGGRNTATSSGATVRRPKKTETTPYHRTPRGGQSLTANLPVPPPPPPPSPRCPQASEIFLALEQADKLMAEYQETEQLTDNLLKQAEAIKRDLELQNELHRDVELVRDLEVETSGKSLLYLIEAVRAECYSEDDQAIRERCLQALARSERRHATVVDEVVDDEGDDTDTNTNSDTETEVEPESLAEKDESGSEQEKATDLGNGKATQTDMESMSSSDYNSSPKSSSSSSLQSGRSTLFYHMMHYVEDKILANIHGEPACLGLKMDMEPGEESPEEAIAGEGADLGAGDATGAHILAKEAGTKSEII; encoded by the coding sequence ATGAGTGTGGAACCAGGTGCCGGCGTCGACCGCAACAAGGCATCCGCCGGTGAACATCCTGCGATGAATGCCAAGCTGGTGGCCGTGGGACGCGCCATGGCCAGCGTTGTGGAGCGGGCTCGCCGCCTCAAGATGTCCAGCCTGGAGGGATACGATGGTCCGACGGGTAAGTCGAGTACCCCGACCACCCCGAGGGTCTCCTCGCGAATGACCAACAGCGGCGGCCGGTATGGCAGGCGACCAGGAATGTCGGCCCGATCATCCCAGCCGGGAGGCCGAAACACAGCCACCAGTAGTGGTGCAACCGTGCGCCGTCCTAAGAAGACAGAGACGACTCCATACCATAGGACTCCGCGCGGCGGCCAGTCCCTGACTGCCAATTTGCCGGTGCCGCCTCCACCGCCGCCCCCGTCGCCGCGCTGCCCGCAGGCCAGCGAGATCTTCCTGGCCCTGGAGCAGGCCGACAAGCTGATGGCCGAGTACCAGGAGACCGAGCAGCTGACCGACAACCTGCTCAAGCAGGCGGAGGCCATTAAGCGGGACCTGGAGCTGCAAAACGAGCTCCATCGCGACGTGGAACTAGTGCGCGACCTGGAGGTGGAGACCAGCGGCAAGTCCCTGCTCTACCTCATTGAAGCTGTCCGGGCAGAGTGCTACAGCGAGGATGATCAGGCCATCCGAGAGCGGTGCCTCCAAGCCCTGGCTCGCAGTGAGCGTCGCCATGCAACCGTGGTGGATGAGGTTGTAGACGACGAGGGCGACGACACggacaccaacaccaacagcgACACAGAAACCGAAGTGGAGCCAGAATCACTGGCGGAGAAAGATGAGTCTGGATCAGAGCAGGAAAAGGCCACCGATCTCGGCAACGGCAAGGCCACCCAGACCGATATGGAGTCCATGAGCTCCTCCGATTACAACTCTTCCCCaaagagcagcagcagcagcagccttCAATCAGGGCGCAGTACCCTATTCTACCACATGATGCACTACGTCGAGGACAAGATCCTCGCCAACATCCATGGCGAGCCGGCCTGCTTGGGCCTCAAAATGGACATGGAACCGGGCGAAGAGTCCCCCGAAGAAGCTATTGCCGGCGAAGGAGCCGACCTGGGCGCAGGCGATGCCACAGGTGCCCATATCCTTGCCAAGGAGGCAGGAACCAAATCGgaaatcatttaa
- the Usp30 gene encoding ubiquitin carboxyl-terminal hydrolase 30 homolog yields MESEKILMAAGVTVAAVVGAFVFWGPSGSRLRQRRGQIAGLHNFGRTCFLNTLLQALAACPQFIAWLQLYNGASPDRRSLISSMLNTLEVVNGTHATLRGDPHSPGAVLRALNALGWVIPQEEHDAHELFHVLLSSLEEEATRPQPIGCLSDALPLASGGDNDDTSSIGLGAGTATPVGGFRPISSMAGPSQRIGDQPNRPSSAMLTDFLNMEYDESTSLTRLVRSEAHTPDSPASVCEREGNDRLGTMLLDAVSPGTPFGFPLSSAAAESMPIDVLNSSGGGPGGERMSRARLPQSQELGLNRRVSSSCRSLERLHRGPGRVSIWSNMMPSQVAHPFQGAMGAQIVCNGCGSKSAVRYDKFDSVTLNLPPQRRTGLSLGHLLSDYITSEDLSDVKCDSCNETTTHTKSVTFAKLPACLCIHIARTVWLPTGQVCKRQDYVHFPESLSMAPYSFVQPHLNSQAGTPWGSTMSLYSSSLPMNNGVGVGGGEGFGTMFPKNLYRLLAVVVHSGEANSGHFVTYRRGSLRNAHRWFYTSDTIVREVSIDEVLSVPAYLLYYDRGQQRQLPLR; encoded by the exons ATGGAAAGCGAAAAGATTCTAATGGCCGCCGGGGTGACGGTGGCCGCCGTTGTAGGAGCTTTTGTTTTCTGGGGCCCTTCTG GTTCCCGCCTGCGCCAGCGCCGTGGCCAAATAGCCGGACTTCACAACTTTGGCCGCACTTGCTTCCTGAATACTCTACTTCAGGCTTTAGCCGCCTGCCCACAGTTCATCGCTTGGTTGCAGTTATACAATGGAGCCTCGCCAGACCGCCGGAGTCTGATCAGTTCCATGTTGAACACCCTGGAGGTGGTCAACGGAACGCATGCTACCCTGCGCGGAGATCCGCACTCGCCCGGGGCTGTACTTCGTGCTCTGAACGCCCTTGGGTGGGTAATACCGCAGGAGGAGCACGACGCCCATGAGCTGTTCCACGTGCTGCTCTCGTCTTTGGAGGAGGAGGCCACCCGGCCGCAGCCTATAGGCTGTCTATCTGATGCCCTGCCCTTGGCCAGTGGGGGAGACAACGATGACACCAGCAGCATTGGTCTGGGAGCAGGTACGGCTACGCCTGTGGGTGGTTTCCGACCCATTAGCTCCATGGCCGGTCCCAG TCAAAGAATTGGAGATCAGCCGAACAGACCATCTAGTGCCATGCTCACAGACTTCCTGAACATGGAATACGACGAGAGCACCAGCCTGACTCGTCTGGTTCGCTCCGAGGCGCATACCCCGGACTCGCCGGCCTCGGTTTGCGAACGCGAGGGAAACGATCGCTTGGGCActatgctcctggatgccgtGTCGCCTGGAACACCATTTGGTTTTCCGCTCTCGTCGGCTGCAGCCGAATCAATGCCCATCGACGTGTTGAACTCGTCAGGCGGCGGACCAGGAGGAGAGAGAATGTCACGGGCGCGTCTGCCGCAGTCACAGGAGCTCGGACTTAATCGTAGAGTGTCCAGCTCTTGTCGGTCGCTGGAGCGACTGCATCGCGGGCCTGGGCGCGTCTCTATCTGGTCGAACATGATGCCTAGCCAGGTAGCGCATCCCTTTCAGGGCGCCATGGGAGCGCAGATAGTCTGCAACGGTTGCGGCTCCAAGTCGGCAGTCCGCTACGACAAGTTCGACAGTGTTACCCTGAATCTGCCCCCGCAGCGTCGCACGGGATTGAGCCTGGGccacttgctcagcgactacATCACGTCCGAGGATCTGAGTGACGTCAAGTGCGATTCCTGTAACGAGACCACCACCCACACCAAGTCGGTCACCTTCGCCAAGCTTCCGGCGTGCCTCTGCATACATATTGCGCGCACAGTCTGGCTGCCCACGGGCCAGGTGTGCAAGCGGCAGGACTATGTCCACTTCCCCGAGAGTCTCTCGATGGCGCCTTATAGCTTTGTGCAGCCGCATCTCAACAGCCAG GCTGGAACTCCCTGGGGGTCTACCATGTCCCTGTACTCATCCAGTCTGCCCATGAACAACGGCGTGGGAGTGGGCGGAGGGGAAGGCTTTGGCACCATGTTCCCCAAGAATCTGTACCGTCTCCTGGCTGTAGTGGTGCACTCTGGCGAGGCCAACAGCGGACACTTTGTGACCTACCGGCGAGGCTCGCTGAGAAACGCGCATCG CTGGTTCTACACGTCGGACACGATTGTGCGAGAGGTGAGCATCGACGAAGTGCTCAGCGTGCCCGCTTACCTCCTTTATTATGATCGGGGACAGCAGCGGCAGCTGCCCCTCCGCTAG